The Malus domestica chromosome 13, GDT2T_hap1 genome includes a window with the following:
- the LOC103427630 gene encoding probable WRKY transcription factor 11 has protein sequence MAIDLVGFSKMDDRTAVQEAASAGLQSMQHLIRTLSNQTPSHTPLDCREISDFTVTKFKHLISVLNRTGHARFRRGPAKPASDSVHPKPQTTLTAFQTPKSDKDYSTTVSPPVSTTSSFFSSNTIGDGSVSNGKTFSSISVPTPPAFSAGKPPLPQSHRKRCHEGEPAKTSSSSGHCHCSKRRKSKVKRTIRVAAISSKTADIPADEFAWRKYGQKPIKGSPHPRGYYRCSTVRGCPARKHVERAQDDPEMLVVTYEAEHRHPHPYPSLTAANVGLVFQSS, from the exons ATGGCTATAGATCTAGTTGGCTTCTCCAAGATGGACGATCGGACTGCCGTGCAAGAAGCTGCCTCCGCCGGCCTGCAAAGCATGCAGCACCTCATCCGCACCCTGTCCAATCAAACCCCGTCCCACACTCCACTCGATTGCCGGGAAATCAGCGACTTCACCGTCACCAAGTTCAAGCACCTAATCTCCGTCTTGAACCGGACCGGTCACGCCCGGTTCCGTCGCGGACCGGCCAAACCAGCTTCAGATTCGGTCCATCCGAAACCTCAGACGACTTTGACTGCTTTTCAAACCCCAAAATCGGACAAGGACTACTCCACTACTGTGTCCCCTCCGGTCTCCACTACGTCGTCGTTTTTTTCCTCAAACACAATCGGAGACGGCAGCGTTTCCAACGGTAAAACCTTCTCATCAATTTCTGTGCCTACGCCTCCGGCTTTCTCCGCTGGAAAACCGCCCCTTCCACAATCTCACCGGAAACGGTGTCACGAGGGCGAACCCGCTAAAACGTCGTCGTCGTCGGGCCACTGCCATTGTTCTAAAAGaag GAAGTCTAAGGTTAAGAGGACGATTAGAGTGGCGGCGATTAGCTCGAAAACCGCCGATATACCTGCGGACGAGTTCGCCTGGAGAAAGTATGGTCAAAAGCCGATCAAGGGCTCACCTCACCCGAG aggGTATTATAGGTGCAGTACAGTGAGAGGGTGTCCAGCAAGGAAACACGTGGAGAGAGCACAGGACGACCCCGAGATGCTCGTCGTTACCTACGAAGCTGAGCACCGTCACCCGCACCCTTACCCTTCCCTCACAGCCGCTAATGTGGGCCTTGTTTTCCAGTCGTCCTGA
- the LOC103427638 gene encoding auxin efflux carrier component 2, with translation MITGKDIYDVLAAIVPLYVAMILAYGSVRWWKIFTPDQCSGINRFVAVFAVPLLSFHFISSNNPYAMDYQFILADSLQKVVILVALFLWQAFSKRGNLEWMITLFSLSTLPNTLVMGIPLLRAMYGDFSGTLMVQIVVLQSVVWYTLMLFMFEYRGAKLLISEQFPETAASITSFRVDSDVVSLNGREPLQTDAEIGDDGKLHVVVKRSNASSMVSSFKSHGLNSLTSMTPRASNLTGVEIYSVQSSREPTPRASSFNQTDFYAMFNASKAPSPKHGHANSFQGGFGDVYSVQSSKGVTPRTSNFDEEAMKMSNMGNKKRGARSMSGEIFNGGAVSSYPPPNPMFSGSTSGGPKKKDSGSGGGGGGGGSGGAAPNKELHMFVWSSSASPVSEGNLRHAVNRAASTDFGATDPSKAAGLHQHEGAAASKGIHELIENMSPGRKMSGDRELEIEEGSNKFPPSVSPYSSTSCQKKVDIEGGVAKKHQMPPASVMTRLILIMVWRKLIRNPNTYSSLLGVAWSLISYKWNIKMPTIVSGSISILSDAGLGMAMFSLGLFMALQPKIIACGKSVATFSMAVRFLTGPAVIAATSIAVGLRGVLLHVAIVQAALPQGIVPFVFAKEYNVHADILSTAVIFGMLIALPITILYYILLGL, from the exons ATGATTACTGGCAAGGACATATACGATGTTCTAGCAGCCATAGTCCCCTTATACGTGGCTATGATCTTAGCCTACGGTTCAGTCCGGTGGTGGAAAATCTTCACGCCCGACCAATGCTCCGGCATAAACCGCTTCGTCGCAGTTTTTGCGGTCCCATTGCTCTCCTTCCACTTCATATCCTCCAACAACCCTTATGCCATGGACTACCAATTCATCCTCGCCGACTCCCTCCAAAAAGTCGTCATCCTTGTCGCCCTCTTCCTCTGGCAAGCCTTTTCCAAGCGCGGCAACCTAGAGTGGATGATCACGCTCTTCTCCCTCTCCACCCTCCCCAACACCCTCGTCATGGGCATCCCGCTCTTACGCGCCATGTACGGCGACTTCTCCGGGACTCTGATGGTTCAGATTGTCGTTTTGCAGAGCGTTGTCTGGTACACTCTCATGCTCTTCATGTTCGAGTACCGCGGCGCCAAACTGCTCATCTCCGAGCAGTTCCCGGAGACTGCAGCTTCGATCACGTCGTTCAGAGTTGACTCTGACGTCGTTTCCCTCAACGGTCGAGAACCACTCCAAACCGACGCGGAAATCGGGGATGACGGGAAACTTCACGTGGTGGTGAAAAGATCGAATGCGTCATCGATGGTTTCATCCTTTAAGTCACATGGCTTGAACTCGTTGACTTCAATGACCCCGCGAGCTTCGAATCTCACAGGAGTGGAGATTTACTCTGTCCAGTCCTCCCGAGAGCCGACCCCGCGGGCATCCAGCTTCAACCAGACAGATTTTTACGCCATGTTTAACGCCAGCAAGGCCCCGAGCCCCAAACATGGACACGCAAACAGTTTTCAAGGTGGATTTGGGGACGTTTATTCGGTGCAGTCGTCAAAAGGGGTGACGCCGAGGACTTCGAATTTCGACGAAGAGGCAATGAAGATGAGTAATATGGGTAATAAGAAGAGGGGGGCGAGGAGCATGAGTGGTGAGATCTTCAATGGTGGTGCTGTCTCTTCCTACCCGCCTCCGAACCCCATGTTTTCAGGGTCTACGAGTGGTGGGCCGAAGAAGAAAGATAGTGGtagcggcggcggcggcggcggcggcggtagTGGTGGGGCAGCGCCTAATAAGGAGCTTCATATGTTTGTTTGGAGTTCAAGTGCATCGCCAGTTTCCGAAGGGAATCTTAGACATGCGGTTAATCGAGCTGCTTCTACTGACTTCGGGGCGACCGATCCTTCCAAGGCTGCAGGTCTTCATCAACATGAAGGTGCTGCTGCATCGAAAG GTATACACGAATTAATTGAGAATATGAGTCCTGGGAGGAAAATGAGTGGAGATAGGGAGCTTGAGATAGAAGAAGGATCGAATAAGTTTCCACCGAGTGTGTCACCGTACAGTAGTACTAGTTGCCAGAAGAAAGTGGATATTGAAGGTGGTGTAGCAAAGAAGCACCAAATGCCTCCTGCAAGTGTTATGACTAGGCTTATTCTCATCATGGTCTGGAGGAAGCTCATTAGAAACCCCAACACTTACTCCAGCCTTCTTGGCGTGGCATGGTCTCTCATATCATACAa GTGGAACATCAAAATGCCAACAATTGTTAGTGGATCCATATCAATATTATCTGATGCTGGATTGGGAATGGCTATGTTCAGTCTCG GATTGTTCATGGCTTTACAACCGAAGATCATAGCTTGTGGAAAATCTGTTGCAACATTTTCAATGGCTGTTAGGTTCCTAACCGGCCCAGCAGTGATTGCTGCAACTTCTATTGCTGTCGGTCTTCGTGGAGTTCTGTTGCATGTTGCAATAGTTCAG